A genomic segment from Segniliparus rotundus DSM 44985 encodes:
- a CDS encoding ParA family protein, whose translation MTEPDAPSPWSRDAVAAPPNVSHETFGAAHEAETGEWEDTPLAAASKQAAALRHASAPPLPRPGQGCRVFAVANQKGGVGKTTTTVNVAAAMSMQGLSVLVVDLDPQGNASTALGVAHPAGTASSYQLLLGELPLEQVVVPSKSHPRLSVVPATIDLAGAEIELVSLPAREHRLAQEIGHKCGQYDYVFVDCPPSLGLLTVNALVAAREVLIPIQCEYYALEGLAQLLGNIELIRSGLNPALTVSTVLLTMYDRRTRLADDVSVEVREHFGDVVLESVIPRNVKVAEAPGYGQSVLDYDPGSQGAQSYFEASREIALRAQTEER comes from the coding sequence GTGACTGAACCCGACGCCCCGTCTCCGTGGTCGAGGGACGCCGTCGCCGCTCCCCCGAATGTTTCACATGAAACATTCGGGGCTGCGCACGAAGCAGAAACCGGCGAATGGGAGGACACCCCTCTTGCCGCGGCTTCCAAGCAGGCGGCCGCCCTCCGTCACGCCTCCGCCCCTCCCCTGCCCCGACCTGGGCAGGGATGCCGCGTTTTCGCGGTCGCGAATCAAAAAGGCGGGGTTGGCAAGACAACGACGACGGTGAATGTCGCCGCGGCCATGTCGATGCAGGGTTTGTCCGTTCTGGTGGTCGATCTGGACCCGCAGGGCAATGCGAGCACGGCCCTCGGGGTCGCGCATCCAGCGGGAACGGCTTCGAGCTACCAATTGTTGCTGGGCGAACTGCCGCTCGAGCAGGTGGTCGTCCCGAGCAAGAGCCACCCGAGGCTTTCCGTTGTCCCGGCGACCATCGACCTGGCCGGCGCGGAGATCGAACTCGTGTCGTTGCCCGCTCGCGAGCATCGGCTCGCCCAGGAGATCGGGCACAAATGCGGCCAATACGATTATGTGTTCGTGGACTGTCCGCCCTCGCTCGGACTGCTCACGGTGAACGCACTGGTCGCCGCTCGCGAAGTCCTGATACCCATCCAATGCGAGTATTACGCGCTCGAGGGATTGGCCCAGCTGCTCGGGAATATCGAGCTCATCCGATCAGGCTTGAACCCCGCCCTCACCGTGAGCACGGTTTTGCTGACCATGTACGACCGGCGAACCCGGCTCGCGGACGATGTCTCCGTCGAAGTGCGCGAGCATTTCGGCGACGTCGTGCTGGAGTCGGTGATCCCCCGCAACGTCAAGGTGGCAGAGGCTCCGGGCTACGGGCAATCCGTCCTGGACTACGACCCAGGCTCGCAAGGCGCGCA